The proteins below are encoded in one region of Chroicocephalus ridibundus chromosome 9, bChrRid1.1, whole genome shotgun sequence:
- the COPS2 gene encoding COP9 signalosome complex subunit 2 isoform X2 has translation MSDMEDDFMCDDEEDYDLEYSEDSNSEPNVDLENQYYNSKALKEDDPKAALSSFQKVLELEGEKGEWGFKALKQMIKINFKLTNFPEMMNRYKQLLTYIRSAVTRNYSEKSINSILDYISTSKQMDLLQEFYETTLEALKDAKNDRLWFKTNTKLGKLYLEREEYGKLQKILRQLHQSCQTDDGEDDLKKGTQLLEIYALEIQMYTAQKNNKKLKALYEQSLHIKSAIPHPLIMGVIRECGGKMHLREGEFEKAHTDFFEAFKNYDESGSPRRTTCLKYLVLANMLMKSGINPFDSQEAKPYKNDPEILAMTNLVSAYQNNDITEFEKILKTNHSNIMDDPFIREHIEELLRNIRTQVLIKLIKPYTRIHIPFISKELNIDVADVESLLVQCILDNTIHGRIDQVNQLLELDHQKRGGARYTALDKWTNQLNSLNQAVVSKLA, from the exons GAATATTCTGAGGACAGCAATTCTGAACCAAATGTGGATCTGGAAAATCAATACTACAATTCTAAAGCTTTGAAGGAAGATGATCCCAAAGCAGCATTAAGCAGTTTTCAGAAG GTTTTGGAGCTCGAAGGTGAAAAAGGAGAATGGGGATTCAAAGCTCTCAAACAGAtgattaaaataaactttaaattg actaACTTTCCTGAAATGATGAACAGATATAAACAGCTATTGACCTACATACGGAGTGCAGTTACAAGGAATTACTCTGAAAAATCCATCAATTCTATTCTTGATTATATATCTACTTCCAAGCAG ATGGATTTGCTTCAGGAATTCTATGAAACAACACTCGAAGCTCTGAAAGATGCTAAGAATGATAGATTGTGGTTTAAGACAAACACAAAG cttGGCAAATTATATTTAGAACGAGAAGAATATGGAAAGTTACAAAAGATTTTGCGTCAGCTGCATCAGTCATGCCAG ACTGATGATGGGGAAGATGATCTAAAAAAAGGTACTCAACTATTGGAAATCTATGCTTTGGAAATTCAAATgtatacagcacagaaaaataacaaaaaacttAAAGCACTATATGAACAGTCATTGCACATCAAGTCAGCCATTCCTCATCCACTGATCATGGGCGTTATCAGAG aatgtgGAGGCAAAATGCACTTAAGAGAAGGAGAGTTTGAAAAGGcacatactgatttttttgaagCATTCAAGAATTACGATGAATCAGGGAGCCCCAGAAGAACCACTTGCTTAAAATACTTGGTCTTAGCAAACATGCTCATGAAATCTGGAATAAATCCGTTTGACTCtcaggag GCTAAACCATACAAAAACGATCCAGAGATCCTAGCAATGACAAATTTAGTAag TGCCTATCAGAATAACGACATCACTGAATTTGAGAAGATTCTGAAAACAAATCACAGCAACATCATGGACGATCCCTTCATAAGGGAGCACATTGAAG agCTTTTGCGAAACATCAGAACACAAGTGCTTATAAAATTAATTAAGCCTTACACAAGAATAcatattccttttatttctaag gagTTAAACATAGATGTAGCTGATGTGGAAAGCTTGCTTGTGCAGTGCATATTGGATAA CACTATACATGGCCGAATTGATCAAGTCAACCAGCTCCTAGAACTGGATCATCAGAAGAGAGGTGGTGCACGGTATACTGCGTTAGATAAATGGACCAACCAACTAAATTCTCTCAACCAGGCTGTAGTCAGCAAGCTGGCCTAA
- the COPS2 gene encoding COP9 signalosome complex subunit 2 isoform X1, with the protein MSDMEDDFMCDDEEDYDLEYSEDSNSEPNVDLENQYYNSKALKEDDPKAALSSFQKVLELEGEKGEWGFKALKQMIKINFKLTNFPEMMNRYKQLLTYIRSAVTRNYSEKSINSILDYISTSKQNSDFLCQMDLLQEFYETTLEALKDAKNDRLWFKTNTKLGKLYLEREEYGKLQKILRQLHQSCQTDDGEDDLKKGTQLLEIYALEIQMYTAQKNNKKLKALYEQSLHIKSAIPHPLIMGVIRECGGKMHLREGEFEKAHTDFFEAFKNYDESGSPRRTTCLKYLVLANMLMKSGINPFDSQEAKPYKNDPEILAMTNLVSAYQNNDITEFEKILKTNHSNIMDDPFIREHIEELLRNIRTQVLIKLIKPYTRIHIPFISKELNIDVADVESLLVQCILDNTIHGRIDQVNQLLELDHQKRGGARYTALDKWTNQLNSLNQAVVSKLA; encoded by the exons GAATATTCTGAGGACAGCAATTCTGAACCAAATGTGGATCTGGAAAATCAATACTACAATTCTAAAGCTTTGAAGGAAGATGATCCCAAAGCAGCATTAAGCAGTTTTCAGAAG GTTTTGGAGCTCGAAGGTGAAAAAGGAGAATGGGGATTCAAAGCTCTCAAACAGAtgattaaaataaactttaaattg actaACTTTCCTGAAATGATGAACAGATATAAACAGCTATTGACCTACATACGGAGTGCAGTTACAAGGAATTACTCTGAAAAATCCATCAATTCTATTCTTGATTATATATCTACTTCCAAGCAG AATTCTGATTTTTTATGTCAGATGGATTTGCTTCAGGAATTCTATGAAACAACACTCGAAGCTCTGAAAGATGCTAAGAATGATAGATTGTGGTTTAAGACAAACACAAAG cttGGCAAATTATATTTAGAACGAGAAGAATATGGAAAGTTACAAAAGATTTTGCGTCAGCTGCATCAGTCATGCCAG ACTGATGATGGGGAAGATGATCTAAAAAAAGGTACTCAACTATTGGAAATCTATGCTTTGGAAATTCAAATgtatacagcacagaaaaataacaaaaaacttAAAGCACTATATGAACAGTCATTGCACATCAAGTCAGCCATTCCTCATCCACTGATCATGGGCGTTATCAGAG aatgtgGAGGCAAAATGCACTTAAGAGAAGGAGAGTTTGAAAAGGcacatactgatttttttgaagCATTCAAGAATTACGATGAATCAGGGAGCCCCAGAAGAACCACTTGCTTAAAATACTTGGTCTTAGCAAACATGCTCATGAAATCTGGAATAAATCCGTTTGACTCtcaggag GCTAAACCATACAAAAACGATCCAGAGATCCTAGCAATGACAAATTTAGTAag TGCCTATCAGAATAACGACATCACTGAATTTGAGAAGATTCTGAAAACAAATCACAGCAACATCATGGACGATCCCTTCATAAGGGAGCACATTGAAG agCTTTTGCGAAACATCAGAACACAAGTGCTTATAAAATTAATTAAGCCTTACACAAGAATAcatattccttttatttctaag gagTTAAACATAGATGTAGCTGATGTGGAAAGCTTGCTTGTGCAGTGCATATTGGATAA CACTATACATGGCCGAATTGATCAAGTCAACCAGCTCCTAGAACTGGATCATCAGAAGAGAGGTGGTGCACGGTATACTGCGTTAGATAAATGGACCAACCAACTAAATTCTCTCAACCAGGCTGTAGTCAGCAAGCTGGCCTAA